In Pecten maximus chromosome 10, xPecMax1.1, whole genome shotgun sequence, one genomic interval encodes:
- the LOC117336735 gene encoding growth hormone secretagogue receptor type 1-like: MLADAKCIYQVEGLPFMGYHTNRFGNDVMENKSVSANQSVLEALQLFDTAYNNIPWNWEYIALAVYLTLFAIVGTVGNIPILIVYFHRNDHTTANTFIKVLAIIDLLVCSLIMPYTMVYELHMVRNDVICRTFEFLRHIVICASNITLVAIAVERYIAVCRLTLRMSVQNVNRGMVFIALCSMLFAAPSLGIFAVVSDAEVHDVNCAYDHTVTRGTFCHFTYAIIGETLVTIYQGALMIVFLLTLILIVVLYVIVYTVLWRKTQLRKRMTGIPKEFSLTSEASQSYGDTQKNKIDWEYSKIHIPDEGTAVITSSPSPEHEVTSDIVTSLAQKTKQNTTTNTYKFHDVFKRVRPSCKDTGEKVRRRNHRKTAKMLFLCTVIYLITWLPFWLDIFGITRNIVLRYLFFIGNATNPIVYGIVNGQVRKSLKKLASEIVQKCTIKRGPK; encoded by the coding sequence ATGTTGGCAGACGCAAAGTGTATCTACCAGGTGGAAGGGTTACCCTTTATGGGGTACCACACCAACAGATTCGGAAACGACGTTATGGAGAACAAATCTGTGTCGGCTAATCAGTCAGTCCTCGAAGCTCTCCAACTCTTTGATACGGCTTACAACAATATACCATGGAATTGGGAGTACATCGCATTGGCCGTATATCTAACATTGTTTGCGATTGTGGGCACGGTGGGGAATATACccattcttattgtttatttccATCGGAACGACCACACCACGGCCAATACCTTTATAAAAGTGTTGGCGATCATCGACCTTTTGGTATGCTCGCTAATCATGCCTTACACCATGGTGTACGAACTTCACATGgtcagaaatgacgtcatatgtCGTACATTTGAATTTCTACGTCATATTGTGATATGTGCATCTAACATAACGCTTGTTGCTATAGCAGTTGAAAGGTACATTGCAGTTTGTCGACTTACCCTTCGAATGTCAGTCCAGAATGTCAACAGGGGAATGGTATTCATTGCATTGTGTAGCATGTTATTTGCGGCGCCATCTTTAGGAATATTTGCCGTTGTGTCGGATGCTGAAGTTCATGACGTCAATTGTGCATACGACCATACAGTCACTCGCGGGACATTCTGCCATTTCACTTACGCCATTATTGGTGAGACACTTGTCACGATATACCAAGGTGCACTTATGATAGTATTTTTGCTCACTCTCATATTAATTGTCGTGctatatgtaattgtatatacAGTTCTTTGGAGAAAAACCCAACTCCGAAAACGAATGACGGGGATTCCAAAGGAATTTTCTTTGACTTCAGAAGCCAGTCAGTCCTATGGTGACACACAAAAGAATAAGATAGACTGGGAATATTCTAAGATTCACATTCCTGATGAAGGAACTGCAGTGATAACGAGTTCCCCTTCGCCTGAACATGAAGTGACTTCCGATATTGTTACGTCATTGGCAcagaaaacaaagcaaaacacAACCACAAATACCTATAAATTCCATGACGTTTTCAAGCGGGTTAGACCAAGTTGTAAGGACACCGGAGAAAAAGTCCGGAGACGGAACCATAGAAAAACTGCAAAAATGCTATTTCTTTGTACTGTGATATATCTAATAACGTGGCTCCCTTTCTGGCTAGACATTTTTGGAATTACAAGGAACATCGTCTTAAGATATCTGTTTTTCATTGGCAATGCAACTAACCCCATCGTGTACGGAATTGTGAACGGTCAAGTACGAAAATCACTGAAAAAATTAGCTTCTGAAATAGTACAGAAATGTACTATAAAACGGGGGCCTAAGTAA